One Hevea brasiliensis isolate MT/VB/25A 57/8 chromosome 5, ASM3005281v1, whole genome shotgun sequence genomic region harbors:
- the LOC110661877 gene encoding F-box/kelch-repeat protein At5g60570 encodes MVFRDTLKEPKLKVEGAGCDSPVTVSLQNCVASQLSAYLEEDLGFSQKNLQSLASILLSSNVNPKDIEKGLLERQMLGFDLEQTLLKEIGPSVVARTGENHDAQASDDSFLPGLHEDTALDILAWSCRSDYPILACVNKKFKALLGSGYLYRVRRRLGVIEHWVYLACILMPWEAFDPVRQRWMRLPRMPCDECFTYADKESLAVGTELLVFGRELSGFAIWMYSLLSHEWSRCPPMILPRCLFGSSSLGEIAIIAGGSDKNGRILRSAELYNCELGEWQNLPDMNLPRKLCSGFFMDGKFYVIGGMSSQTECLNCGEEYNLETRVWRRIQNMYTVSSVGHPAMRSPPLVAVVNNQLYSADQATNEVKKYDKINNSWSVVKQLPVRADSSHGWGLAFKACGNSLLVIGGHRGPEGEVIVLHSWDPQDRSMDGPQWNVLAVKEQAGAFVYNCAVMGC; translated from the coding sequence ATGGTGTTCAGAGACACACTTAAGGAACCCAAACTGAAGGTGGAAGGGGCTGGTTGCGATTCACCAGTAACTGTTAGTTTGCAGAATTGTGTTGCATCTCAACTTTCTGCGTACTTGGAGGAAGACTTGGGATTTTCCCAGAAAAATTTGCAGTCATTGGCTTCCATTCTGCTATCTAGTAATGTTAATCCCAAAGATATTGAGAAAGGGTTGCTTGAAAGACAGATGCTTGGTTTTGATTTGGAGCAGACACTGTTAAAGGAAATAGGACCTTCAGTTGTGGCAAGAACTGGAGAGAATCATGATGCCCAAGCATCGGATGATAGTTTTTTGCCTGGTCTACATGAAGACACAGCATTAGATATCTTGGCTTGGAGCTGCAGGTCAGATTACCCAATTCTGGCTTGCGTGAATAAAAAATTCAAAGCACTGCTTGGAAGTGGATACTTGTATAGAGTGAGACGGCGGCTTGGTGTTATTGAACACTGGGTTTATTTAGCCTGTATTTTAATGCCCTGGGAAGCTTTCGATCCTGTGAGGCAAAGATGGATGCGATTGCCTAGGATGCCATGTGATGAATGTTTTACTTATGCAGATAAGGAATCTCTTGCAGTAGGGACTGAATTACTTGTTTTTGGTCGTGAGCTGTCAGGATTTGCTATCTGGATGTACAGCTTGCTTTCTCATGAATGGTCTAGATGCCCTCCTATGATCCTACCTCGTTGTCTGTTTGGTTCAAGTAGCCTTGGAGAAATTGCCATTATTGCTGGGGGAAGTGACAAGAATGGACGCATTCTAAGATCTGCAGAGCTTTACAATTGTGAACTGGGTGAATGGCAGAATTTGCCAGATATGAACTTGCCACGAAAGCTGTGTTCAGGCTTCTTTATGGATGGAAAATTTTATGTCATCGGGGGTATGTCAAGCCAAACAGAATGTTTGAATTGCGGCGAGGAGTATAACCTTGAGACAAGAGTATGGAGGAGGATACAAAACATGTACACTGTTTCCAGTGTGGGTCATCCTGCCATGCGTTCTCCACCTCTAGTTGCTGTTGTAAATAATCAACTTTACTCCGCTGATCAAGCAACAAATGAGGTAAAGAAATATGACAAGATCAATAATTCATGGAGTGTGGTGAAGCAGTTGCCAGTGAGAGCTGACTCTTCTCATGGTTGGGGATTAGCATTTAAAGCATGTGGTAACAGCTTATTAGTGATTGGAGGGCATAGAGGTCCTGAAGGTGAAGTTATTGTGTTGCATTCTTGGGATCCACAGGATAGAAGTATGGACGGGCCACAATGGAATGTTCTTGCTGTCAAAGAGCAAGCAGGTGCTTTTGTGTACAACTGTGCAGTAATGGGATGCTAA